The sequence below is a genomic window from Lolium perenne isolate Kyuss_39 chromosome 4, Kyuss_2.0, whole genome shotgun sequence.
GCAATATGTTCTAATATCAATTACCATCACCAACATAAACATCATTACACAAGCTTACTAGAAAATAAAGAACATAAGACAGTTGGAGAAGGACTGAAGTAGAAGCTTATAAATTTTGTTTGCACCTGCAACTATTTATGTACGTACTTATTTTCAAGCATATAGAACCAGTATTTTCCTTTTTAGGTTCCTAATTACTGATGTCTCTGTTATGCACTAGATAAATCGGCACAAATATTTGTATTACATAAATGCATCATTTATATGATCAGCTTCTATGAAAGACATAGAATATGGGAGGTGGTGTTTCAGCACACATAGGTGCATATGAACCTATTATGCAAAATGCAGAAAAATAAAATTATAAAATATCGAAAAAATTAAGATAAAATTCCGCGTGGATATTCAGACATTCTATATTCGCACATAAGTTTTCGGAGGAAACGAACATTTTATGTGGTATgtgtaaaaatacaaaaaatgtcACGTGAATAGTCATGtgagaacatcaaaaattatcttTTTACATGGGACACAAAAAATGTTCTTTATTCCCGAAAACTTGTGTGCGGACATAGAATGTCTAGATGTACATGCGCAattttatttcaattttttttttttgatattttgAGATGTGTTTTCACACAGTGGATTCATATGCACCCATGAGCCAAAATGAATATCCCATAGAATATGCTCAACCTTTAAGTAAAAAATAAATTTAAATTTATTAGAGGCATAGTATTAATTTATACATATGTGTATTTTATTTAAATTAGAAATATCATAGTATCATTTTCTTATGGTGTGATTCTAAAATACAATGCTGCTAAAAAGAAAACAATATTACCTAGTATCACAGTATTGAAAATTTTGCATGTATGCCCTTATTTTTATATATATTACTATTTTGTTTAAATTTCAAAATAATACGGAATTTTTTGGATATTCTTTAAAGTAATACGACCTTGAGTCCTTGACATGGCCGAAGCCGACTAGAACTTATGGACCTGGCCAAAACCAAACTGCATATTTAGAGACATACGATTCCCCACAGCCATGCGTACACACTACATCCGTGCTGTAGCGGCATGTATCGCTCTACGAGTCATGAATGGCTCGTACATCGTCAGATTTGTACAGCTATGTAATGTACCTAATGCTGACCCCGCCCTGCCCTGCAAATCTGCAATCACTCAAGATCTCGCTCCGACGCTCCATGCCCATAAATCATCGACGGAAATGGTTCTAGAGGAGGAGAAAAAAAACTTTCGAAACCATTACAGACGACGTCCATGCTAGCAATAGCGGAGAACAGAGAAGATGCCCGGCGAGCCCATGCTCGGCCATGATTTGCACTGGAAAGATTTGAATGCGGGGAACGAAGAGTCTGAATTTGTTGCGTCCGTGCGTGCGGcatttcctcctcctccgacACTCTCCCAGCTTGGACAACCACCGCAATCATCCGTAGCCGGAGCGACGCACCTAGCCGAGGTCGTCCCGGCCGATGGGTCGCGGTCCTTCCCGCGCGCCATTCTATCTCTTGGAGAAAAATCATGGTTTCAGCTCGCTATGACAGTATTCAGTCAATGAATCATCATCTTCTTCAGTTCCTTCTTCGCCATTACTCTTCTGTCTACTCAGCTGGCAACTGGATTAGTTAGTTAATGTGTGAAAGTAGGAAATAAATATCACTGCCAGATTACTCGCGTGAGCATTACATTACACTAACAACCTTTTCCTGCAAGATTCCACGTGAAACTCTGCTCTGAACCAAGCTACCGAACACATTTTTCTCCGCGCTGCAGTCCGAGGCCAGATTAGTTTAGTGCTGCACTCCAACACAGCGGCAGCGACTGTTTGTTTAACTAAAATCAGCCCCTGACAATGCCCATCATGCATCGCATGAGGCCTTATTACAAGTGTAAACACGCGCGCGGAAGAAAAGGTTCCTCATCCTCATGTTCGCTGACGCGCGATCACGCAGAATCTACTGCCAGCTCCATTGTGGTCTCCGGCGTACCGACACCGTCTCGCGCGCTCATGTGCACGCCGGCCGGATCCAACTCGACTAACCGAATACTAGTACAGTACAATACAATACCCTGCTGATGGGTTCATTGTTTGTTGACTGATGCATAAAACATCCCCAtttcaaaaacaaaacaaaaactgatGCGTAAAACACGTCGCTCTCTGTCAGATCAACGGGGGTTCAACGCTAGCCCAAACGGTTGGTTCACGGCAGGGTTGATTTAACAAAGATCGGGATTCTTTCCCCCGTGCCGCTGTCATTGATGGATCGGAATGGCTCAAATTGCCATGTGGGGTCTGATAATCTGATGTGAGCTATGACAGTGTGAGTCACTTGCCTGCATGTTAATTTCAGGTCGTTTTCGCTGGATCTCTCCGGCCGGTTGCTCCTGCCGCGGCTACGGGGCGCAGTACGAACTATACGACATTGCTGCAGATGGCTACCCGCTGCATCCCTGCGTAGATGCATCATGTATTTGCCCATGCATTTGCACATTGCAATCGCGGGTCGACAGTCTGTCGAGAAAGGAAACAAAGCTGCGAGTTGCGATTACCTCTTCTTCACTTAAACAGTTTACGTACACCACTGTTACAGCCATGCCTCAATAATCTCGGCCGGTCTCGCTGATAGAAACGGCCGTACGTAGGCGCAATCAGATGATAGGTGCCACTTTTTATGCTCCATTATTCGATAAAGGGGTTTGGCTCACGTCTAATTCTAAACTTCTGATCAGGGGATGCTGGCTAGCTTAGCTTCGTCTGAATAAGTGTCAGCAAAGTTGGAACGTCTCGCTCAACGAACCATCGGTACCCTGTTCAGCTGTGCGACTTGGGCGTTGAGTCCAGCCGAGCATGTGTGAGTGGCCATAGTCGTGTCGGGAGGAACTCAGTACGTCTACGTATGGACCACGATTTGATCAATATGCGGTATTCCAAGGCAATGTGCGACAGATTGTTCTCGTCTCATCTTACTGTCGTACACATTTGATTCACCCTGCCAACTTGTTTCCAGCTCAACGTTTATCTGTATCTCCGCCCATATAATGGTACCAGTTTATATGATCCAATTTATCTGAGCCGCTCATCTAATTGCTAGTCAAAGACTTACAAAATAGGCCGACCTCTTGTAGATTCGTAGAGCTTTTTTCATGTTAATATATGCATTCCTCTCTAGTGCGCAGGAATAATAAGCCAAAATCATTTCAGCAGCTCTTCATGTATACTTGTGTTATTCCTTCCTTTACATCACACACATTGAGATATATATGCATAAAAAAATTATTTTCTGAAAAATTCAAGAACTCCACAAAAATAAAGATATGATCGCAAACATGATATTCTATACTGTTTTCATGTTTATGGCGTATAAATTGTTTTTTTTACAGTGGTAGACTACACCATTGTCTACCTAGAGTGGATTTTGTACTTACACACatatgggtgtgggtgtttcgcCACCTTTTATTTATGTCCCGAGATTCGTGCTCACCACGGTAGATGGAAAGATTCATTTCTATATTATCTTTTTATTTAAATTTCAAAAGACAATGAACGGTGACGGGAATATCCACACTATGCGTTTAAGTAATTAAGTATACACATATTTCCCATTGACTACCTGTATAATCTttgttcatatttttttgaaactATAAAATGTTATTTCCGAAATCTCTGAAAAAATAGCCTCACTTGGGACGGAGGGGAATAGTGGAGCTCCAAAATGCCACACTCTAGTCAACCCTCTAACAAATATCCAATTCAAATGACAGTGCAGGACAGTTAGCCGGGTGGGACGCAGGGCCCACCCGTCAGCCACACACACAAAGGAGACCTGGGTGTTCTGTGAAGAACGGCCCTTGGATCAATATGCAAATGTGCCTACGCGTCTTTCTTCTTCCCCTACAACCTACAGTGTCCTACAGCCAGCCAGCTGAGCTACGCTACATTAGCATTAGTCAAAGTCCCCAATGGTGGATTGGTATACACGCTAACTACACTCGAGCTGTATTTATGCCGTCCGGCCGCGCCGAGCGTTCGGTTCGATCTTGTTGCTCGTGGATGGCGAGAGCCTGCTAGCTAGCTACTCGGCAATGGCGCCGAGGTCTGTCACGAAGTCCCGCCCCAGGCTGGGGGTCCTCCGCGAGCGGCGCCGGGACCCCTTCACACCGCTCCTGGCAGCGCCGACTCCTGTTGCCGAATCCGGGAAGACTAGCGGGCCGTCGTGGTCGCCCGCCAGCGCGGCGCTGGCGCGGATGGCGAGCGCGGCCATCTCCTCCGCCTGCAgcggccgccgccgcgtcgccgcgGGGAGGATAAAGTAGAGCTGGCCGGTCTGCAGCTCCTCGTCgtgcgccaccgccgccaccgagcCGCCGAGCTCGAGCCCGTCGGCGCTGCACAGGAAGCACGCGCCcgagacgacggcggcggcggccgccttGAGCGCGTGCGACGCCAGCGTGTCA
It includes:
- the LOC139830857 gene encoding uncharacterized protein: MGACNSCEATAVAAVTGSAAVGEATAARVVLADGQLQRFPGGTLASHALKAAAAAVVSGACFLCSADGLELGGSVAAVAHDEELQTGQLYFILPAATRRRPLQAEEMAALAIRASAALAGDHDGPLVFPDSATGVGAARSGVKGSRRRSRRTPSLGRDFVTDLGAIAE